In one window of Cellulophaga sp. HaHa_2_95 DNA:
- the greA gene encoding transcription elongation factor GreA, with the protein MSNKSYYTPEGLKKLRDELNQLKDIERPKASRDIAEARDKGDLSENAEYDAAKEAQGLLELRISKLEETYANARLIDESQLDTSKVLVLSTVKLKNQNNGMEMKYTLVAESEADLKTGKISVNSPIGKGLLGKKVGESAEITIPNGVLKLEILEITRS; encoded by the coding sequence ATGAGTAACAAATCATATTATACACCAGAAGGATTAAAAAAGTTGAGAGACGAACTTAATCAGCTAAAAGATATAGAACGTCCGAAGGCATCAAGGGATATAGCAGAAGCTCGAGATAAAGGTGATTTATCTGAGAATGCAGAATATGATGCAGCAAAAGAAGCACAAGGTTTATTGGAGCTTAGAATTTCTAAGCTAGAAGAAACTTATGCCAATGCGCGTTTAATAGATGAATCTCAATTAGACACTTCTAAGGTTTTGGTATTATCAACGGTAAAGTTGAAAAATCAGAACAATGGCATGGAGATGAAATATACATTAGTTGCTGAAAGTGAGGCTGATTTAAAGACTGGAAAAATATCGGTAAACTCTCCAATTGGGAAAGGTTTATTAGGTAAAAAAGTGGGAGAATCTGCGGAAATAACAATTCCTAACGGTGTTTTAAAATTGGAAATTTTAGAAATTACTAGGTCTTAA
- a CDS encoding HIT family protein produces MASIFTKIINGEIPCYKIAENEDFFAFLDINPNAKGHTLCIPKKEVNKIMDLDDATYIGLMAFSKKVGQALESAIDCKRVGMTVIGLEVPHVHVHLIPLNEMKDATFQHKVKFSEEEFIAIAEKIKAELA; encoded by the coding sequence GTGGCTAGTATTTTTACAAAAATCATCAATGGGGAAATTCCCTGTTATAAAATAGCAGAAAACGAAGATTTTTTTGCATTCTTAGATATCAATCCGAATGCAAAAGGGCATACCCTATGTATTCCTAAGAAAGAGGTAAATAAGATCATGGATCTCGATGATGCCACCTATATAGGCTTAATGGCCTTTTCTAAAAAAGTTGGGCAGGCTCTTGAAAGTGCTATTGATTGTAAGCGGGTAGGTATGACGGTAATTGGTTTGGAAGTACCTCATGTTCACGTGCATTTAATTCCGCTTAATGAAATGAAAGATGCGACTTTTCAGCATAAAGTGAAATTCTCAGAAGAAGAGTTTATAGCAATTGCCGAAAAAATAAAAGCTGAATTAGCTTAA
- a CDS encoding Gfo/Idh/MocA family protein — MKAIQKLRWGIIGCGAVTEVKSGPPYQLTSGFSLDAVMRRDLQKAEDYAKRHGVPHFYKDVENIINNPEIDAVYIATPPDTHKLYGLMVAKAGKPCCIEKPLAPSYEDGVAIVKAFKAKNVPLFVAYYRRSLPRFLQVEKWLKEDKIGEIRHINWSFSKPANDVDLSKTYNWRTDAKIAPGGYFDDLASHGLDLFAYLLGNFKEVSGMSLNQQGLYSAKDAITATWMHESGVTGTGSWNFGAFKRADSVTLIGSKGTIRFSVFKEEAVILENVDGIEELFIENPKHVQQYHVANLKADLMDGIPHPSTGDTALHTSWVMSQILK, encoded by the coding sequence ATGAAGGCCATTCAAAAATTGCGATGGGGAATAATTGGTTGTGGAGCAGTAACCGAAGTAAAAAGTGGTCCACCTTATCAATTAACCTCGGGTTTTAGTTTAGATGCTGTAATGCGAAGAGACTTACAGAAAGCAGAAGATTACGCCAAAAGACATGGAGTGCCCCATTTTTATAAGGACGTAGAGAACATCATCAATAATCCAGAGATTGATGCTGTTTATATCGCAACACCACCAGATACACATAAATTATATGGTTTAATGGTGGCCAAAGCAGGCAAACCTTGCTGTATAGAAAAGCCTTTAGCGCCAAGTTATGAAGATGGGGTAGCAATAGTGAAAGCCTTTAAAGCTAAAAATGTACCGCTATTTGTAGCATACTACAGGCGCTCATTGCCGCGTTTTTTACAGGTTGAAAAGTGGTTGAAAGAAGATAAAATTGGAGAAATTAGGCATATCAACTGGAGTTTCTCTAAGCCTGCGAATGATGTTGATTTAAGTAAAACGTACAATTGGCGGACCGATGCTAAAATTGCTCCTGGAGGTTATTTTGATGATTTGGCAAGTCACGGTTTGGATTTATTTGCGTATTTATTAGGAAACTTTAAAGAGGTTTCCGGAATGAGTCTAAATCAGCAAGGTTTGTATTCTGCAAAAGATGCAATCACGGCAACGTGGATGCATGAAAGTGGTGTTACAGGGACTGGAAGTTGGAATTTTGGTGCTTTCAAAAGAGCGGATAGTGTAACACTTATAGGGTCAAAAGGGACGATTCGTTTTTCGGTATTTAAAGAAGAGGCTGTTATTTTAGAAAATGTGGATGGTATAGAGGAGCTGTTTATCGAAAACCCTAAGCACGTACAGCAATATCATGTGGCGAATTTAAAAGCAGATTTAATGGATGGTATCCCGCATCCATCAACCGGAGATACGGCTTTGCACACGAGTTGGGTAATGAGCCAGATTTTAAAATAG
- a CDS encoding TonB-dependent receptor — protein MKIIFTVLSVLSISFYTNAQQQQATDSLEGKKVVLDEVFVSAIRVTKATPVTFSNLTKEQIKPRNLGQDIPILMNFLPSVVTTSDAGAGVGYTGIRVRGSDATRVNVTINGIPYNDSESHGTFWVNMPDFASSTESLQLQRGVGSSTNGAGAFGASLNVLTDAISQDAYAHISSSIGSFKTLRNTLKFSTGLLNDQIEISGRLSQINSDGYIDRATSDLESYFLQAAYKDENTLIKALLFGGHEVTYQSWYGTPLARINNDEQGVEDFIVANGLTESEAENLRNSDRRYNYYTYENEEDNYKQNHAQLLWNETLNENWSTNLALHYTKGSGYFEQLKEDDDFDTYGFTPITVDGEEVNSTDVIRRRWLDNDFYGTVFSANYRKEKVDLILGGGWNKYEGDHFGEVIWARYASTSSIRDRYYDDNSTKTDFNIFSKINYKLDDQWSLFGDLQYRTVGYQANGDDTGIVDDTFNFFNPKAGITFDLNSNNNFYFSYAVANREPNRNDYESGNPKPERLNDFELGWRYISNTLQLNTNVYYMGYKDQLVLTGALNDVGAPLRENVGDSYRLGVEVEANVSLGAKFAFRPNITLSANRNKDFVFQRDGELQNLGDTEIAFSPSVIIGGALVYMPTDNLQLSLLGKHVGEQYMGNIDASSSKLKAYSQFDFNVQYEIVTNSFIKSVVLSGLVNNIFNELYESNGYFFTFDDTWSNPGVTTTIEGAGYYPQAGTNFLVGATLNF, from the coding sequence ATGAAAATTATTTTCACAGTACTTTCCGTTTTAAGCATTAGTTTTTATACCAATGCACAGCAACAACAGGCTACAGATTCTTTAGAGGGAAAAAAGGTGGTTTTAGATGAGGTTTTTGTATCTGCAATCCGAGTAACGAAAGCAACTCCTGTTACTTTTTCAAACTTAACCAAAGAGCAAATAAAGCCAAGAAATTTAGGGCAAGATATTCCAATTTTAATGAACTTTTTACCCTCTGTAGTGACCACATCCGATGCTGGTGCTGGTGTAGGGTATACGGGTATTCGTGTTCGTGGTAGTGATGCAACTCGCGTGAATGTCACCATAAACGGAATTCCTTATAACGATTCAGAATCTCATGGAACATTTTGGGTAAACATGCCAGATTTTGCTTCTTCTACAGAGAGTTTGCAATTACAACGTGGTGTTGGTTCTTCTACGAATGGGGCAGGAGCTTTTGGGGCAAGCCTTAATGTACTTACGGATGCTATTTCTCAAGATGCTTATGCGCATATTTCTTCTTCTATAGGGAGTTTTAAGACCTTAAGAAATACCTTGAAATTTAGCACTGGTTTACTAAATGATCAGATAGAAATATCTGGAAGACTATCTCAAATTAATTCCGATGGGTATATTGATAGAGCAACATCAGATCTGGAATCTTACTTTTTGCAAGCTGCTTATAAAGATGAAAATACGTTGATAAAAGCACTGCTTTTTGGGGGGCATGAAGTTACGTATCAGTCTTGGTACGGTACACCACTTGCTAGAATAAATAATGATGAACAAGGAGTAGAAGATTTTATTGTTGCTAACGGACTTACAGAGAGCGAAGCAGAAAACTTAAGAAATTCTGATCGTAGGTATAATTATTATACCTATGAAAATGAGGAAGATAATTACAAGCAGAATCATGCGCAGTTGTTATGGAATGAAACTTTAAATGAGAATTGGAGTACCAACTTAGCGCTACATTATACGAAGGGAAGTGGTTATTTTGAGCAATTAAAAGAAGATGATGATTTTGATACCTATGGTTTTACCCCAATTACGGTAGACGGAGAAGAAGTAAATAGTACGGATGTAATTCGCAGACGCTGGCTAGATAATGATTTTTATGGGACTGTTTTTTCGGCCAACTACAGAAAAGAGAAAGTAGATTTAATTCTTGGTGGCGGCTGGAACAAATATGAAGGAGATCATTTTGGAGAAGTTATTTGGGCAAGGTATGCAAGTACTAGTAGCATCAGGGATCGGTATTATGATGATAACTCTACTAAGACCGACTTTAATATTTTTTCTAAAATAAATTATAAATTAGATGATCAATGGAGTCTTTTTGGAGATTTACAGTATAGAACAGTAGGTTATCAAGCCAATGGTGATGATACGGGAATAGTAGATGATACCTTTAATTTCTTCAACCCTAAAGCGGGGATTACTTTTGATTTGAACTCAAATAATAATTTTTATTTCTCCTATGCTGTAGCGAATAGAGAACCAAATAGAAATGATTATGAAAGTGGTAACCCAAAACCAGAAAGGCTAAATGATTTTGAGTTGGGTTGGCGTTATATTTCTAATACACTGCAATTAAATACCAACGTTTATTACATGGGGTATAAAGATCAGTTAGTGTTAACTGGTGCCTTGAATGATGTTGGTGCTCCATTGAGAGAAAATGTAGGTGATAGTTATAGATTAGGAGTAGAAGTAGAGGCTAATGTTTCTTTGGGTGCTAAATTTGCCTTCAGACCAAATATTACCTTAAGTGCAAATAGGAATAAAGATTTTGTATTTCAAAGAGATGGCGAATTGCAAAACCTTGGGGATACAGAAATAGCATTTTCACCAAGTGTAATAATTGGCGGTGCATTGGTATACATGCCTACAGATAATTTGCAATTATCACTGTTAGGGAAGCATGTAGGAGAGCAATATATGGGCAACATAGATGCTAGTAGCTCTAAATTAAAAGCTTATTCTCAGTTTGATTTTAATGTACAATACGAAATTGTTACCAATTCGTTTATTAAGAGTGTTGTGTTGTCTGGTCTGGTGAATAATATTTTCAATGAACTATATGAGTCTAATGGCTATTTTTTTACTTTTGATGACACATGGTCTAATCCAGGGGTAACAACCACAATAGAAGGGGCAGGTTACTACCCGCAAGCAGGAACAAATTTCTTGGTAGGGGCAACTTTAAATTTCTAA
- a CDS encoding PAS domain-containing sensor histidine kinase: MNFSPEKKTITIILQITSFVIVSLILWNTNSFFKKFKEEERNKVEIWASALVELQALPADADPGNLPLKIFQNNTTTPMILVNRDGAIKVSNMPKEITADTSFIQKKIKKFEGENTPIKIDYKGEELATLYYGNSDVLNKLKYYPIALLLIIFLFGAVIYFFFKTNKSSEQNKLWAGMAKETAHQIGTPLTSLLGWNELLKAENINPNITEEIEKDISRLETITERFSKIGSLPILAEQDIVAETKNAFDYLKLRSSKLIHFSFNSKADHLPVLLNKSLFQWTIENLVKNGIDAMRGKGSISIEILKEGNHAVILVSDTGHGILKRDFNTIFNPGFTSKKRGWGLGLSLVKRIVEEYHKGKIKVLTSSKEGTVMKITFKLNS, encoded by the coding sequence ATGAACTTCAGTCCTGAAAAGAAAACTATAACAATAATCTTACAAATAACCTCTTTTGTTATTGTAAGTCTAATTCTTTGGAATACAAATAGTTTCTTTAAAAAGTTTAAAGAAGAAGAACGTAACAAGGTAGAAATTTGGGCTAGCGCCTTAGTAGAGTTACAAGCATTGCCTGCAGATGCAGACCCCGGAAATTTACCCTTAAAAATATTTCAAAATAATACGACCACACCAATGATTTTGGTGAATAGAGATGGTGCTATAAAAGTGAGTAATATGCCAAAAGAAATTACAGCAGACACCTCATTCATTCAGAAAAAAATAAAAAAATTTGAAGGTGAGAACACGCCTATAAAAATAGATTATAAAGGTGAAGAATTAGCCACTTTATACTATGGCAATTCTGATGTATTAAACAAATTAAAATATTACCCTATAGCCCTTCTTCTAATTATATTTCTTTTTGGAGCCGTGATTTATTTCTTTTTCAAAACCAATAAATCATCTGAACAAAATAAACTTTGGGCAGGTATGGCGAAAGAAACGGCACATCAGATAGGCACGCCCTTAACCTCGTTACTCGGGTGGAATGAACTCTTGAAAGCAGAAAATATAAATCCGAATATTACGGAAGAAATAGAAAAAGACATTTCTAGACTAGAAACAATTACGGAACGATTCTCTAAAATAGGCTCTCTTCCAATTTTAGCAGAGCAGGATATTGTTGCGGAAACAAAAAATGCTTTTGATTACCTAAAACTAAGAAGTTCTAAATTGATTCATTTTTCATTCAATAGTAAAGCAGACCACCTTCCTGTACTTTTAAATAAATCATTATTCCAGTGGACGATTGAAAATTTAGTTAAAAATGGGATAGATGCCATGCGGGGCAAGGGCAGTATTAGTATTGAAATTTTAAAAGAAGGGAATCATGCTGTAATTTTAGTGTCTGATACGGGACACGGGATTTTGAAAAGAGATTTTAACACCATATTTAATCCTGGATTCACTTCTAAAAAAAGAGGCTGGGGCTTAGGCTTATCGTTAGTAAAGCGCATTGTAGAAGAATACCACAAAGGAAAAATAAAAGTACTAACCTCTAGCAAAGAGGGTACCGTAATGAAAATTACTTTTAAATTAAATTCGTAA
- the aat gene encoding leucyl/phenylalanyl-tRNA--protein transferase, with amino-acid sequence MVFLSEELIFPDVSEANHEGMLAVGGDLSPERLLLAYNSGIFPWFNEDSLILWWSPDPRMVLFPQKIKISKSMRKVIRDRQFTLTKNVDFKTVLEYCSMVERKDQDGTWITEKMKEAYLKLHDEGVAHSYEVWENDTLVGGLYGIDLGHVFCGESMFSLVSNASKFAFISLAEELISKEYKLIDCQVYTAHLESLGAEEISRSDFIKFLK; translated from the coding sequence ATGGTTTTTCTTTCTGAGGAATTAATTTTTCCTGATGTTTCAGAGGCTAACCACGAAGGTATGCTTGCTGTTGGAGGAGATCTTTCTCCCGAACGGCTATTATTGGCTTATAACAGCGGAATTTTTCCTTGGTTTAATGAGGATTCTCTGATTTTATGGTGGAGTCCAGATCCCCGAATGGTATTGTTTCCTCAAAAAATAAAAATTTCTAAAAGCATGCGTAAGGTGATTAGAGATCGCCAATTTACCTTAACTAAAAATGTAGATTTTAAAACAGTATTAGAGTATTGTTCTATGGTTGAAAGAAAAGACCAAGACGGCACCTGGATTACAGAAAAGATGAAAGAGGCCTACCTGAAGCTCCATGATGAAGGTGTAGCGCATTCCTATGAAGTTTGGGAAAATGATACTCTTGTGGGTGGTTTATATGGGATAGATTTAGGGCATGTTTTTTGTGGTGAAAGTATGTTCAGTTTAGTCAGTAATGCGTCTAAGTTTGCTTTTATTAGTTTGGCAGAAGAGCTTATTTCTAAAGAGTATAAGCTTATAGACTGTCAAGTATATACGGCTCATCTAGAGAGTTTGGGCGCAGAAGAAATTTCTAGATCAGATTTTATTAAATTTTTGAAGTAA
- a CDS encoding flavin reductase family protein — MISILPDEVTTAKLHGYLLGAVGPRPIAFASTLDENGRPNLSPFSFFNVFSANPPILIFSPARRVRDNTTKHTLENCLQTKEVVINVVNFDMVQQMSLSSTEYPEGENEFKKAGLTMLASEVVAPFRVAESPVQFECKVIKIEALGENGGAGNLIFSEVVKVHVDKAILDENGSIDQRKIDLVARMGGNWYSRANEGLFEVPKPLSSLGIGIDGIPAEIRSSTILTGNDLGMLGNVEMLPTEKEVQEFLASNLELRVIIDADDKKLIHSKAQEYLHKNDVLSAWKVLLSN, encoded by the coding sequence ATGATTTCTATACTTCCTGATGAGGTTACCACAGCAAAATTACATGGCTATTTGTTAGGGGCTGTAGGTCCTAGACCCATTGCCTTTGCGAGTACATTGGATGAGAATGGAAGACCTAATTTATCGCCATTTAGTTTTTTTAATGTGTTTAGTGCTAATCCGCCAATATTAATTTTTTCTCCTGCACGTAGAGTTCGTGATAATACCACAAAGCATACTTTAGAGAATTGCTTGCAGACCAAAGAAGTGGTTATCAATGTGGTGAATTTTGATATGGTACAACAAATGTCTCTTTCTAGTACAGAATATCCAGAAGGAGAAAATGAATTTAAAAAAGCAGGGCTAACTATGTTAGCTTCCGAAGTAGTTGCGCCATTTAGAGTGGCAGAATCTCCTGTTCAGTTTGAATGCAAAGTTATTAAAATAGAGGCCTTAGGTGAAAATGGAGGGGCAGGGAATTTAATTTTTTCTGAAGTTGTAAAAGTTCATGTGGATAAGGCAATTTTAGATGAAAATGGAAGTATTGATCAGCGAAAAATAGATCTCGTAGCTAGAATGGGAGGTAATTGGTATAGCAGAGCAAATGAGGGTTTGTTTGAGGTGCCCAAGCCATTGTCTTCATTGGGAATAGGGATTGATGGCATACCTGCGGAAATTCGTTCCAGTACTATATTAACGGGGAATGATTTAGGGATGTTAGGAAATGTAGAGATGTTACCTACAGAAAAAGAAGTTCAAGAGTTTTTAGCTTCAAATCTGGAGCTGCGAGTGATCATTGATGCTGATGATAAAAAATTAATTCATAGTAAAGCACAGGAATATTTACATAAAAATGACGTACTTTCCGCTTGGAAAGTATTATTATCAAATTAA
- a CDS encoding BLUF domain-containing protein, protein MFELTYKSVATSKLTKADILAIRDTAIKTNEVHNITGCLVFYNNHFIQILEGKEALVKEVFYKISEDDRHSNVHILYEGRKDQRFFPDWNMAFTDINASSGEDAEVKSYANNLLLLSEFIDKPTTTLKMFWSGINKLIINPSII, encoded by the coding sequence ATGTTTGAGTTAACATATAAATCGGTTGCAACCTCAAAGCTTACTAAAGCAGATATTTTAGCGATTAGGGATACGGCTATTAAAACTAATGAAGTTCACAATATCACCGGATGCTTAGTTTTCTACAATAATCATTTTATTCAAATTTTAGAAGGAAAAGAAGCACTTGTTAAAGAGGTGTTTTATAAAATTTCTGAAGATGATAGGCACTCCAATGTTCATATTTTATATGAAGGTCGAAAAGATCAACGATTTTTTCCAGATTGGAATATGGCATTCACAGATATAAATGCTAGCTCTGGTGAAGATGCAGAAGTTAAAAGCTATGCCAATAATTTACTATTGCTTTCAGAGTTTATCGATAAGCCAACCACAACTTTAAAAATGTTTTGGAGTGGTATTAATAAGTTAATAATAAATCCTTCAATTATTTAA
- a CDS encoding DUF2490 domain-containing protein produces MTTSYIKLGLLFCALFILSPSIAQSDFTGYLQPQISVNHKVSPLYATNFSVSNRTYFYKEDALQLQTRQIDFAHFSDLKIAINKSIALGVQYRFRAPFEKERENELRITEQYNYKFKPNNIRYGFRTRIEQRISPSLTTHRFRGRLAADVPLKGEKLDIGEPYFIFSTESLLSLARTKKPSYDQRFSSQIGYKLNSNTKLQVGLEYRLEDYNKELAQVFFLNSTLVFTL; encoded by the coding sequence ATGACCACGTCTTATATTAAACTAGGACTACTCTTTTGCGCCTTGTTTATCCTATCTCCTAGTATCGCGCAATCTGATTTTACGGGATACCTACAACCTCAAATTTCTGTAAATCATAAAGTTTCTCCGCTTTATGCTACCAATTTTTCAGTTAGTAATCGGACGTATTTCTATAAGGAAGACGCCCTTCAACTACAAACAAGACAGATTGATTTTGCTCATTTCTCCGATTTAAAAATTGCGATCAACAAAAGTATTGCATTAGGTGTACAATACCGGTTCAGAGCCCCTTTTGAAAAGGAAAGAGAAAATGAATTACGAATTACAGAACAGTACAATTACAAATTTAAACCTAACAACATCAGGTATGGCTTTAGGACACGCATAGAACAACGTATATCTCCTTCCTTAACAACGCATAGGTTTAGAGGTAGACTTGCTGCGGATGTGCCGTTAAAAGGTGAAAAACTTGATATTGGCGAACCCTATTTTATTTTTTCTACAGAAAGTTTATTAAGTTTAGCTAGAACAAAAAAACCTAGCTATGATCAACGCTTTTCCTCCCAAATTGGTTATAAACTAAATTCTAACACAAAATTACAAGTAGGTTTAGAATACCGATTAGAGGATTACAATAAAGAGCTAGCTCAGGTATTCTTTTTAAATTCCACCTTAGTATTTACTTTATAA
- a CDS encoding DUF3127 domain-containing protein: MEVEGKVKMVGETQTFGNNGFRKREIVVTTEEQYPQHIMVEFVQDKCDLLNSVSVGQPIKIGINLRGREWVNPQGETKYFNSIQGWRIESAQPQASNSSAGIPPAPPMDSFQPADDLNEEDHDDLPF; encoded by the coding sequence ATGGAAGTAGAAGGAAAAGTGAAAATGGTTGGGGAAACTCAAACCTTTGGAAATAACGGATTTAGAAAAAGAGAAATTGTCGTTACTACAGAAGAACAATATCCGCAACATATTATGGTAGAGTTTGTTCAAGATAAGTGTGACTTATTGAACAGCGTAAGTGTTGGACAGCCTATTAAAATTGGAATTAATTTACGAGGTAGAGAGTGGGTTAATCCACAAGGAGAAACAAAATACTTTAACTCTATTCAGGGTTGGAGAATTGAAAGTGCTCAGCCACAAGCTTCTAATAGCAGTGCGGGTATACCTCCAGCACCACCAATGGATTCTTTTCAGCCAGCAGATGATTTAAATGAAGAAGATCACGACGATTTACCTTTTTAA
- a CDS encoding TetR/AcrR family transcriptional regulator, with the protein MDQLLQSVKIAINNKIYLKDPESSELGKKIIEHSILLIHDIGFEKFTFKKLGELIKSNESSIYRYFENKHKLLLYLASWYWGWLEYQLVFSTNSIADPSQRLRKAIEVLAKTIEQDSHFSHINEVVLSKIVINEYSKSYLTKEVDEENKDGYFIIYKRLILRLSSMIQNVNPDYGYSSSLASTILEGSLHQFFLKDHFPTLTDCHDPKSPTNYFLELVFKTLAPTTNG; encoded by the coding sequence ATGGACCAGCTTTTACAATCGGTTAAAATTGCCATAAATAACAAGATTTATCTCAAAGATCCTGAGTCGTCAGAATTAGGTAAAAAAATTATTGAACACAGTATTTTATTAATCCATGATATTGGTTTTGAAAAATTTACCTTTAAGAAATTAGGAGAATTAATCAAATCAAACGAGAGTTCTATATATAGGTATTTTGAAAACAAACACAAACTACTTTTGTATTTGGCTTCATGGTATTGGGGCTGGTTAGAGTACCAGTTGGTGTTTTCTACGAATAGCATTGCAGATCCTTCTCAAAGACTTCGAAAAGCTATAGAAGTGTTAGCTAAAACCATAGAACAAGATTCTCATTTCTCACATATTAATGAGGTGGTTCTAAGTAAAATTGTTATTAATGAATATTCAAAATCATATTTAACTAAAGAGGTAGACGAGGAAAATAAAGATGGTTATTTTATTATCTATAAACGTCTAATTTTACGTCTGTCTAGTATGATACAAAATGTGAATCCAGATTATGGATATTCCTCTAGTTTGGCAAGTACTATTTTAGAAGGCTCCTTACATCAGTTTTTTCTAAAGGATCATTTCCCGACGCTTACGGATTGTCATGATCCAAAATCACCAACCAACTATTTT
- a CDS encoding DNA-3-methyladenine glycosylase I, producing the protein MEKQRCGWCQGDDLYEAYHDLEWGVPVKDDDKLFEFLILETFQAGLSWITILRKRENFRKAFDSFDYKKIANYDAAKIEELLQDKGIIRNKLKINATISNAVAYQKIQEEFGSFSAYIWEFVNHKPIKNSVENYKLAPANTPLSDTISKDLKKRGFKFVGSTVIYAQMQATGMVNDHETTCFRYNEV; encoded by the coding sequence ATGGAGAAACAACGATGCGGATGGTGCCAAGGTGATGATTTATATGAAGCTTATCATGATCTAGAATGGGGAGTACCTGTAAAAGATGATGATAAGCTTTTTGAATTTTTAATTCTAGAAACCTTCCAAGCTGGGCTGAGTTGGATTACCATTCTACGAAAAAGAGAAAATTTCAGAAAAGCGTTTGACTCTTTTGATTATAAAAAAATAGCGAACTATGATGCTGCTAAAATTGAAGAGTTACTTCAAGATAAAGGTATCATACGAAACAAACTTAAAATAAATGCCACCATTTCTAATGCTGTTGCCTACCAAAAAATACAGGAAGAGTTTGGTAGTTTTAGCGCTTACATCTGGGAATTTGTGAACCACAAACCCATTAAAAATTCCGTAGAAAACTATAAATTAGCACCAGCAAACACTCCATTATCCGATACTATTAGCAAAGACTTAAAAAAAAGAGGCTTTAAATTTGTAGGCAGTACCGTAATATACGCTCAAATGCAAGCTACGGGTATGGTAAATGATCACGAAACAACCTGTTTTAGATATAATGAAGTATAA